A region from the Engraulis encrasicolus isolate BLACKSEA-1 chromosome 18, IST_EnEncr_1.0, whole genome shotgun sequence genome encodes:
- the hlx1 gene encoding H2.0-like homeobox protein isoform X2 has protein sequence MYTAGLNPFYASNFSLWSAYCSGGFAMDNMKKPSFCIADILHIGDADGLPGSSALMAHVAPRSQIHSSGSPLRPSPVAAAEATVFGTRGNPASPYHRHGIHLTAVSRTTLNSQQAPPPSSKDLKFGIDRILSTDFDPKVKEASSLRDLTSIVSANRHSAAVHVSVQPPASQYFASLDPGMNDASCRMSSLGTAARQSGQHQFQDTFPGPYAVLTKDTMPQTYKRKRSWSRAVFSNLQRKGLEKRFEIQKYVTKPDRKQLAAMLGLTDAQVKVWFQNRRMKWRHSKEAQAQKDKEKEQPDKAQADGDQKEPEESECESEHSESDFEEGTEDKSDVDITEHNKSSVSVIMSGPASAISDDTTTTGALTETPASSQILL, from the exons ATGTACACAGCCGGACTAAATCCGTTTTACGCGTCCAATTTCAGCCTTTGGTCTGCATACTGCTCCGGTGGTTTTGCGATGGATAATATGAAAAAGCCTTCGTTTTGCATAGCAGATATTTTACATATCGGTGATGCGGACGGTCTTCCAGGGTCGTCGGCGCTCATGGCTCATGTCGCACCCCGCTCTCAGATTCATTCTTCTGGATCCCCACTGCGTCCCTCTCCTGTGGCGGCGGCAGAGGCAACGGTCTTCGGTACAAGAGGCAACCCCGCATCCCCTTATCACAGACATGGAATACACTTAACCGCCGTCTCCAGAACAACGTTAAACTCCCAGCAAGCTCCACCACCCTCAAGCAAGGACCTCAAGTTTGGAATTGACCGGATTTTGTCCACAGACTTTGATCCAAAAGTAAAAGAAGCATCGTCATTGCGAG ATCTCACGTCTATCGTTAGCGCTAATCGACACTCGGCGGCAGTCCACGTCTCCGTGCAGCCCCCGGCGAGCCAGTACTTCGCATCCCTAGATCCCGGGATGAATGACGCGTCGTGCCGGATGAGCTCGTTAGGCACCGCGGCGAGGCAATCAGGCCAACACCAGTTTCAGGACACCTTTCCAG GACCATATGCTGTTCTCACGAAAGACACCATGCCTCAGACCTACAAGAGGAAAAGATCTTGGTCCAgagcagtgttttccaacctaCAACGAAAGGGGCTCGAAAAACGTTTTGAAATACAGAAATACGTCACCAAGCCCGACCGAAAGCAGCTCGCTGCCATGCTGGGCCTCACCGACGCACAG GTGAAAGTTTGGTTTCAGAACCGAAGAATGAAATGGAGACACTCCAAGGAGGCTCAAGCACAGAAGGACAAGGAGAAAGAACAGCCTGACAAGGCCCAGGCGGATGGCGACCAGAAAGAGCCAGAGGAATCCGAGTGCGAGAGCGAACACAGCGAGTCCGACTTCGAGGAAGGAACCGAGGACAAAAGTGACGTCGACATCACGGAGCACAACAAGAGCAGCGTAAGCGTGATCATGAGCGGCCCAGCGTCCGCAATAAGCGACGACACGACGACGACCGGCGCGCTCACGGAAACACCTGCATCGTCGCAGATATTACTATGA
- the hlx1 gene encoding H2.0-like homeobox protein isoform X4 has translation MYTAGLNPFYASNFSLWSAYCSGGFAMDNMKKPSFCIADILHIGDADGLPGSSALMAHVAPRSQIHSSGSPLRPSPVAAAEATVFGTRGNPASPYHRHGIHLTAVSRTTLNSQQAPPPSSKDLKFGIDRILSTDFDPKVKEASSLRGPYAVLTKDTMPQTYKRKRSWSRAVFSNLQRKGLEKRFEIQKYVTKPDRKQLAAMLGLTDAQVKVWFQNRRMKWRHSKEAQAQKDKEKEQPDKAQADGDQKEPEESECESEHSESDFEEGTEDKSDVDITEHNKSSVSVIMSGPASAISDDTTTTGALTETPASSQILL, from the exons ATGTACACAGCCGGACTAAATCCGTTTTACGCGTCCAATTTCAGCCTTTGGTCTGCATACTGCTCCGGTGGTTTTGCGATGGATAATATGAAAAAGCCTTCGTTTTGCATAGCAGATATTTTACATATCGGTGATGCGGACGGTCTTCCAGGGTCGTCGGCGCTCATGGCTCATGTCGCACCCCGCTCTCAGATTCATTCTTCTGGATCCCCACTGCGTCCCTCTCCTGTGGCGGCGGCAGAGGCAACGGTCTTCGGTACAAGAGGCAACCCCGCATCCCCTTATCACAGACATGGAATACACTTAACCGCCGTCTCCAGAACAACGTTAAACTCCCAGCAAGCTCCACCACCCTCAAGCAAGGACCTCAAGTTTGGAATTGACCGGATTTTGTCCACAGACTTTGATCCAAAAGTAAAAGAAGCATCGTCATTGCGAG GACCATATGCTGTTCTCACGAAAGACACCATGCCTCAGACCTACAAGAGGAAAAGATCTTGGTCCAgagcagtgttttccaacctaCAACGAAAGGGGCTCGAAAAACGTTTTGAAATACAGAAATACGTCACCAAGCCCGACCGAAAGCAGCTCGCTGCCATGCTGGGCCTCACCGACGCACAG GTGAAAGTTTGGTTTCAGAACCGAAGAATGAAATGGAGACACTCCAAGGAGGCTCAAGCACAGAAGGACAAGGAGAAAGAACAGCCTGACAAGGCCCAGGCGGATGGCGACCAGAAAGAGCCAGAGGAATCCGAGTGCGAGAGCGAACACAGCGAGTCCGACTTCGAGGAAGGAACCGAGGACAAAAGTGACGTCGACATCACGGAGCACAACAAGAGCAGCGTAAGCGTGATCATGAGCGGCCCAGCGTCCGCAATAAGCGACGACACGACGACGACCGGCGCGCTCACGGAAACACCTGCATCGTCGCAGATATTACTATGA
- the hlx1 gene encoding H2.0-like homeobox protein isoform X1 — protein MYTAGLNPFYASNFSLWSAYCSGGFAMDNMKKPSFCIADILHIGDADGLPGSSALMAHVAPRSQIHSSGSPLRPSPVAAAEATVFGTRGNPASPYHRHGIHLTAVSRTTLNSQQAPPPSSKDLKFGIDRILSTDFDPKVKEASSLRDLTSIVSANRHSAAVHVSVQPPASQYFASLDPGMNDASCRMSSLGTAARQSGQHQFQDTFPGAVVDPACFALLHTGPYAVLTKDTMPQTYKRKRSWSRAVFSNLQRKGLEKRFEIQKYVTKPDRKQLAAMLGLTDAQVKVWFQNRRMKWRHSKEAQAQKDKEKEQPDKAQADGDQKEPEESECESEHSESDFEEGTEDKSDVDITEHNKSSVSVIMSGPASAISDDTTTTGALTETPASSQILL, from the exons ATGTACACAGCCGGACTAAATCCGTTTTACGCGTCCAATTTCAGCCTTTGGTCTGCATACTGCTCCGGTGGTTTTGCGATGGATAATATGAAAAAGCCTTCGTTTTGCATAGCAGATATTTTACATATCGGTGATGCGGACGGTCTTCCAGGGTCGTCGGCGCTCATGGCTCATGTCGCACCCCGCTCTCAGATTCATTCTTCTGGATCCCCACTGCGTCCCTCTCCTGTGGCGGCGGCAGAGGCAACGGTCTTCGGTACAAGAGGCAACCCCGCATCCCCTTATCACAGACATGGAATACACTTAACCGCCGTCTCCAGAACAACGTTAAACTCCCAGCAAGCTCCACCACCCTCAAGCAAGGACCTCAAGTTTGGAATTGACCGGATTTTGTCCACAGACTTTGATCCAAAAGTAAAAGAAGCATCGTCATTGCGAG ATCTCACGTCTATCGTTAGCGCTAATCGACACTCGGCGGCAGTCCACGTCTCCGTGCAGCCCCCGGCGAGCCAGTACTTCGCATCCCTAGATCCCGGGATGAATGACGCGTCGTGCCGGATGAGCTCGTTAGGCACCGCGGCGAGGCAATCAGGCCAACACCAGTTTCAGGACACCTTTCCAG GTGCTGTTGTTGACCCTGCCTGCTTTGCTCTCCTCCACACAGGACCATATGCTGTTCTCACGAAAGACACCATGCCTCAGACCTACAAGAGGAAAAGATCTTGGTCCAgagcagtgttttccaacctaCAACGAAAGGGGCTCGAAAAACGTTTTGAAATACAGAAATACGTCACCAAGCCCGACCGAAAGCAGCTCGCTGCCATGCTGGGCCTCACCGACGCACAG GTGAAAGTTTGGTTTCAGAACCGAAGAATGAAATGGAGACACTCCAAGGAGGCTCAAGCACAGAAGGACAAGGAGAAAGAACAGCCTGACAAGGCCCAGGCGGATGGCGACCAGAAAGAGCCAGAGGAATCCGAGTGCGAGAGCGAACACAGCGAGTCCGACTTCGAGGAAGGAACCGAGGACAAAAGTGACGTCGACATCACGGAGCACAACAAGAGCAGCGTAAGCGTGATCATGAGCGGCCCAGCGTCCGCAATAAGCGACGACACGACGACGACCGGCGCGCTCACGGAAACACCTGCATCGTCGCAGATATTACTATGA
- the hlx1 gene encoding H2.0-like homeobox protein isoform X3, translating to MYTAGLNPFYASNFSLWSAYCSGGFAMDNMKKPSFCIADILHIGDADGLPGSSALMAHVAPRSQIHSSGSPLRPSPVAAAEATVFGTRGNPASPYHRHGIHLTAVSRTTLNSQQAPPPSSKDLKFGIDRILSTDFDPKVKEASSLRGAVVDPACFALLHTGPYAVLTKDTMPQTYKRKRSWSRAVFSNLQRKGLEKRFEIQKYVTKPDRKQLAAMLGLTDAQVKVWFQNRRMKWRHSKEAQAQKDKEKEQPDKAQADGDQKEPEESECESEHSESDFEEGTEDKSDVDITEHNKSSVSVIMSGPASAISDDTTTTGALTETPASSQILL from the exons ATGTACACAGCCGGACTAAATCCGTTTTACGCGTCCAATTTCAGCCTTTGGTCTGCATACTGCTCCGGTGGTTTTGCGATGGATAATATGAAAAAGCCTTCGTTTTGCATAGCAGATATTTTACATATCGGTGATGCGGACGGTCTTCCAGGGTCGTCGGCGCTCATGGCTCATGTCGCACCCCGCTCTCAGATTCATTCTTCTGGATCCCCACTGCGTCCCTCTCCTGTGGCGGCGGCAGAGGCAACGGTCTTCGGTACAAGAGGCAACCCCGCATCCCCTTATCACAGACATGGAATACACTTAACCGCCGTCTCCAGAACAACGTTAAACTCCCAGCAAGCTCCACCACCCTCAAGCAAGGACCTCAAGTTTGGAATTGACCGGATTTTGTCCACAGACTTTGATCCAAAAGTAAAAGAAGCATCGTCATTGCGAG GTGCTGTTGTTGACCCTGCCTGCTTTGCTCTCCTCCACACAGGACCATATGCTGTTCTCACGAAAGACACCATGCCTCAGACCTACAAGAGGAAAAGATCTTGGTCCAgagcagtgttttccaacctaCAACGAAAGGGGCTCGAAAAACGTTTTGAAATACAGAAATACGTCACCAAGCCCGACCGAAAGCAGCTCGCTGCCATGCTGGGCCTCACCGACGCACAG GTGAAAGTTTGGTTTCAGAACCGAAGAATGAAATGGAGACACTCCAAGGAGGCTCAAGCACAGAAGGACAAGGAGAAAGAACAGCCTGACAAGGCCCAGGCGGATGGCGACCAGAAAGAGCCAGAGGAATCCGAGTGCGAGAGCGAACACAGCGAGTCCGACTTCGAGGAAGGAACCGAGGACAAAAGTGACGTCGACATCACGGAGCACAACAAGAGCAGCGTAAGCGTGATCATGAGCGGCCCAGCGTCCGCAATAAGCGACGACACGACGACGACCGGCGCGCTCACGGAAACACCTGCATCGTCGCAGATATTACTATGA